The Cloacibacterium caeni region CTGCCATTTTTAAAATCATCGACAAAAATGAACCAATAGAATAGCCAAATAAATCAATAGAAGTTTCCGTTGAAATACTTTTAATCTTCTGATTTCTAATATCTTTCACCACTTGTATCACATCTGAATATGTCTGAAAACCAGACCAAAAAATTCTCTGAGGATGTGCTTCTAAACGTGAACTAATTGCTGCATTTACAAATGAACAATTGGTATTTTCGGGATAATTTTTCTTTCTGAACTGTGCTACTTCTACCATTGCACGTCTGTCACTCCAGATTTCTTCGGCTCTGTTCATGTGAAAAGCAATCGGAAAAAGAATGATGGCTTTTTTGGTTTTTTGAGCCAATTCATAAGCCCAAGGTAAATATTTATCCCACTTTTTCTCGTTCAATCCATGGAAAAAAATAAGCGTTCCTTCGGCGATTTCTACATCTGCTCTTTTGAGAATATAATATTCAAAATGCTTATTTCTTTCGATGTCAAAATCTTTTACATCAATGCTGGAAAAACCGTAAAGCGTTTGATTTTCATTGCTTTCCTTGAAATGTGTTTGGTGTTTTTCGCAAGAAGTGGTAGAAAAAGAACCATTGAGTAAATCTGCTTTTTTAGAATGAAAATGAATGGTTTCTATCGTTACATTTAGGTCTTCAATTGTTTTGAAATTTCCTTCTTTTTCAAAGTTTTCTTTTAAAATTTCATAGAGTTCATTGTAATTCATAAGCATCATTTTAATTATAACTTCAAAATAAAAGTTTTTATTGCTTAAAAGCCTTTATTGATAAGGTTTTTTCTTATTCTATGACTAATCCTAAAATAGGTTTACAAGTTTTACATTAAGATACCAATCCGGAAGATATTGATTTTCCGGATTTTTTGTGGATTGTTTCCGGGGTTTTCATCTTCAGACTAAGATGTGGTCTTTTGTTGTTGTAAATATAAATACTTTCTTTAACCATTTGTTTTAAATCCTGAATGTTTTTGCATTTATAAATTAAAAATTCCTGCTTCAAT contains the following coding sequences:
- a CDS encoding DUF6051 family protein — encoded protein: MNYNELYEILKENFEKEGNFKTIEDLNVTIETIHFHSKKADLLNGSFSTTSCEKHQTHFKESNENQTLYGFSSIDVKDFDIERNKHFEYYILKRADVEIAEGTLIFFHGLNEKKWDKYLPWAYELAQKTKKAIILFPIAFHMNRAEEIWSDRRAMVEVAQFRKKNYPENTNCSFVNAAISSRLEAHPQRIFWSGFQTYSDVIQVVKDIRNQKIKSISTETSIDLFGYSIGSFLSMILKMADPEGIFENSKLFCFCGGMTIDRMFPISKYIMDARAAIKMQTVFAELLSSDFQSDERLGHFQDEKLHPQESWFKMMLRYNYFQKEREDRIKKLHHQIKLYVLEKDEVAPPMEALNTLQGGYRNIKTEVEIQDFPYEYSHMVPFPLTNKIQKEVTEAFQHFINSASEFYKG